A genome region from Nicotiana tabacum cultivar K326 chromosome 13, ASM71507v2, whole genome shotgun sequence includes the following:
- the LOC107832086 gene encoding uncharacterized protein LOC107832086 isoform X1, translating into MPVAKLRIGGTSDAMKAEEVNDSLDTFIRHAMGKEPLLSFPRTGEGPVQWIQWLNSLDQPDITGWPFLTPSRVQMQKCEKCSREFFSPINHRRHILVHRRSLNLDKESRKYRDLLAAFWDKLSVDEVKEVVSLQDISLKEIAGSSLVHALATALGKPGFWTLPRGYVRAGSKLLEVVQAKTFRPPVTSQELFSILEDATERTFLCAGTADSVQKYVFDGEASKIGFDAKNLVACTSFLFEQKLVKAWVAEKDAEALRCQKLLFEEEEAAQKKQAELLERKKVKKLRQKEQKAKEQSIEEKGILEAPANIPDVSVGISTCLEMVQFSSNVDTSVESQYDLCHQHLDSVKVQNLEPRPVSANSRRRFANSQLQAPKSQRFGRNGGFHNNQNHQALKAEPIQKHKDSGTPVNSCMIWTRKVRVESDDTSILEVQKEDIDQKQRNSEVIIGSISVPVKDCSTQQQGRDDFGSTELRKKCNAVEKPAKHDALQIGSNRAAAKLWRPVRHTVGRQDPEEEGVMSSKFDDGTSLNENSLQSCPVDSSGSRKNCQVPDGNAHQGLGYSSIAAKAFLAQRWREAIAGDHVRLVLSPDTESSERPEVPSSSSEAAPASDSGEHGVVSRADTELTKNEVLTSSSSGSIKVKYRPKPEKGVKTMYIPKQKNHHLG; encoded by the exons ATGCCAGTTGCAAAACTCCGCATAGGTGGTACTTCAGATGCAATGAAAGCAGAGGAGGTGAACGATTCACTTGATACTTTCATTAGACACGCTATGGGAAAGGAACCTCTGCTTTCTTTCCCAAGAACGGGGGAAGGTCCTGTTCAATGGATtcaatggcttaattctttagaTCAGCCAG ATATTACTGGATGGCCTTTTTTGACACCTTCAAGAGTTCAGATGCAGAAGTGTGAGAAATGTTCCAGGGAATTTTTTTCACCTATTAATCACAGAAGACATATACTTGTGCACCGCAGATCCTTAAATCTTGATAAG GAGTCTCGTAAATACAGGGATTTGTTGGCAGCATTCTGGGACAAG CTCTCAGTGGATGAGGTTAAGGAAGTTGTATCATTGCAAGATATTTCATTAAAG GAAATTGCTGGATCTTCACTTGTTCATGCCTTGGCAACAGCTTTGGGCAAACCTGGGTTTTGGACTCTTCCTCGTGGTTATGTAAGGGCTGGTTCAAAGTTGTTG GAAGTCGTCCAAGCTAAAACTTTCAGGCCTCCAGTGACTTCCCAGGAGTTATTTAGTATCCTTGAAGATGCTACTGAGAGAACATTCTTATGTGCTGGCACGGCTGACTCGGTGCAAAAATATGTTTTCGATGGGGAAGCTTCTAAAATTGGTTTTGACGCGAAGAATCTGGTTGCTTGCACAAGCTTCCTTTTTGAACAGAAACTG GTAAAAGCATGGGTTGCTGAAAAAGATGCTGAAGCTTTGAGATGCCAAAAGTTGCTTTTTGAGGAGGAAGAAGCTGCTCAAAAAAA GCAAGCTGAGCTATTGGAaaggaaaaaagtgaaaaagctTCGACAGAAGGAACAGAAAGCAAAGGAGCAATCAATTGAGGAAAAGGGAATTCTGGAGGCACCAGCTAATATTCCTGACGTATCTGTGGGCATATCCACCTGTCTTGAAATGGTTCAGTTCTCCAGCAATGTAGATACGAGCGTCGAATCCCAGTATGATCTTTGTCACCAACACCTGGATTCAGTTAAAGTTCAAAATCTTGAACCCCGACCAGTGTCTGCCAATAGTCGACGGCGTTTTGCCAATTCCCAGTTGCAAGCACCAAAATCGCAAAGGTTTGGGCGAAATGGTGGTTTCCATAACAATCAAAATCATCAAGCATTGAAAGCTGAGCCTATACAGAAGCACAAGGACAGTGGTACCCCTGTTAATAGCTGTATGATATGGACAAGAAAAGTTAGAGTTGAAAGTGATGATACTTCAATACTGGAGGTGCAGAAAGAGGACATAGATCAGAAGCAGAGGAACTCTGAAGTGATAATTGGTTCTATATCTGTTCCCGTGAAAGATTGCAGCACTCAGCAGCAGGGAAGAGATGATTTTGGAAGCACAGAGCTTCGTAAAAAATGCAATGCTGTAGAGAAGCCAGCTAAGCATGATGCTCTTCAGATTGGGTCAAATAGAGCAGCTGCCAAGCTTTGGAGGCCTGTGAGGCATACAGTTGGAAGACAAGATCCTGAAGAAGAGGGTGTCATGTCTTCAAAGTTTGATGACGGAACATCATTAAATGAAAATAGTTTGCAGTCATGTCCCGTGGACAGCTCTGGCAGTCGTAAGAATTGTCAGGTTCCAGATGGAAATGCACATCAAGGTTTGGGATATTCAAGTATCGCTGCAAAAGCTTTTCTTGCTCAGA GATGGAGGGAGGCCATTGCTGGAGATCATGTCAGATTAGTGCTTTCTCCTGACACTGAGTCTTCAGAGCGCCCGGAGGTGCCAAGTAGCAGTTCAGAAGCAGCCCCAGCATCAGATTCTGGGGAACATGGGGTTGTTTCCAGAGCTGACACTGAGCTGACAAAAAATGAAGTTCTTACTTCATCTTCAAGTGGAAGCATTAAGGTCAAGTATAGGCCAAAGCCCGAAAAGGGTGTTAAGACAATGTACATTCCCAAGCAAAAAAACCATCATTTAGGATAA
- the LOC107832086 gene encoding uncharacterized protein LOC107832086 isoform X2: MMSKGFKLSRAKTEYLECKFSDGTHEADVKVKLDTQVIPRRSSFKYLGSIIRGNGEIDDEVSHRIGAGRMKVVEMRMLRWMCGHTRRDKIRNEVIRDKVGVAPLEAKMRELRLRWFGHVQRKSTDAPVSRCERLAVAGLRRGRGRPKKYWAEVIRQDMALLQLTEDMIQDRRVWSSKIKVKAWVAEKDAEALRCQKLLFEEEEAAQKKQAELLERKKVKKLRQKEQKAKEQSIEEKGILEAPANIPDVSVGISTCLEMVQFSSNVDTSVESQYDLCHQHLDSVKVQNLEPRPVSANSRRRFANSQLQAPKSQRFGRNGGFHNNQNHQALKAEPIQKHKDSGTPVNSCMIWTRKVRVESDDTSILEVQKEDIDQKQRNSEVIIGSISVPVKDCSTQQQGRDDFGSTELRKKCNAVEKPAKHDALQIGSNRAAAKLWRPVRHTVGRQDPEEEGVMSSKFDDGTSLNENSLQSCPVDSSGSRKNCQVPDGNAHQGLGYSSIAAKAFLAQRWREAIAGDHVRLVLSPDTESSERPEVPSSSSEAAPASDSGEHGVVSRADTELTKNEVLTSSSSGSIKVKYRPKPEKGVKTMYIPKQKNHHLG, encoded by the exons atgatgtctaaaggtttcaagttgagcagggcCAAAacggaatacttggagtgtaagttcagtgacGGGACTCATGAAGCGGACGTGAAGGTGAAGCTTGATACCCAAGTCATCCCGAGAAggagtagtttcaagtatctCGGGTCTATAATTCGGGGTAACggggagattgatgatgaggtCTCCCACCGTATCGGTGCGGGGAGGATGAAAGTAGTAGAAATGAGGatgctgagatggatgtgtgggcatactaggagagataagattaggaacgAGGTTATTCGGGACAAAGTGGGAGTGGCCCCCCTGGAGGCCAAGATGCGGGAgttgaggctgagatggttcgggcacgtgcagaGGAAGAGTACGGATGCTCCTGTTAGTAGGTGTGAGAGGCTGGCCGTGGCGGGGCTGAGAAGGGGTAGAGGAAGGCCGAAAAAGTATTGGgcagaggtgattaggcaggatatggcgcTACTTCAGCTCACAGAGGACATGATCCAGGATAGAAGGGTGTGGAGCTCGAAGATTAAG GTAAAAGCATGGGTTGCTGAAAAAGATGCTGAAGCTTTGAGATGCCAAAAGTTGCTTTTTGAGGAGGAAGAAGCTGCTCAAAAAAA GCAAGCTGAGCTATTGGAaaggaaaaaagtgaaaaagctTCGACAGAAGGAACAGAAAGCAAAGGAGCAATCAATTGAGGAAAAGGGAATTCTGGAGGCACCAGCTAATATTCCTGACGTATCTGTGGGCATATCCACCTGTCTTGAAATGGTTCAGTTCTCCAGCAATGTAGATACGAGCGTCGAATCCCAGTATGATCTTTGTCACCAACACCTGGATTCAGTTAAAGTTCAAAATCTTGAACCCCGACCAGTGTCTGCCAATAGTCGACGGCGTTTTGCCAATTCCCAGTTGCAAGCACCAAAATCGCAAAGGTTTGGGCGAAATGGTGGTTTCCATAACAATCAAAATCATCAAGCATTGAAAGCTGAGCCTATACAGAAGCACAAGGACAGTGGTACCCCTGTTAATAGCTGTATGATATGGACAAGAAAAGTTAGAGTTGAAAGTGATGATACTTCAATACTGGAGGTGCAGAAAGAGGACATAGATCAGAAGCAGAGGAACTCTGAAGTGATAATTGGTTCTATATCTGTTCCCGTGAAAGATTGCAGCACTCAGCAGCAGGGAAGAGATGATTTTGGAAGCACAGAGCTTCGTAAAAAATGCAATGCTGTAGAGAAGCCAGCTAAGCATGATGCTCTTCAGATTGGGTCAAATAGAGCAGCTGCCAAGCTTTGGAGGCCTGTGAGGCATACAGTTGGAAGACAAGATCCTGAAGAAGAGGGTGTCATGTCTTCAAAGTTTGATGACGGAACATCATTAAATGAAAATAGTTTGCAGTCATGTCCCGTGGACAGCTCTGGCAGTCGTAAGAATTGTCAGGTTCCAGATGGAAATGCACATCAAGGTTTGGGATATTCAAGTATCGCTGCAAAAGCTTTTCTTGCTCAGA GATGGAGGGAGGCCATTGCTGGAGATCATGTCAGATTAGTGCTTTCTCCTGACACTGAGTCTTCAGAGCGCCCGGAGGTGCCAAGTAGCAGTTCAGAAGCAGCCCCAGCATCAGATTCTGGGGAACATGGGGTTGTTTCCAGAGCTGACACTGAGCTGACAAAAAATGAAGTTCTTACTTCATCTTCAAGTGGAAGCATTAAGGTCAAGTATAGGCCAAAGCCCGAAAAGGGTGTTAAGACAATGTACATTCCCAAGCAAAAAAACCATCATTTAGGATAA
- the LOC107832086 gene encoding uncharacterized protein LOC107832086 isoform X3, whose protein sequence is MPVAKLRIGGTSDAMKAEEVNDSLDTFIRHAMGKEPLLSFPRTGEGPVQWIQWLNSLDQPDITGWPFLTPSRVQMQKCEKCSREFFSPINHRRHILVHRRSLNLDKESRKYRDLLAAFWDKLSVDEVKEVVSLQDISLKVKAWVAEKDAEALRCQKLLFEEEEAAQKKQAELLERKKVKKLRQKEQKAKEQSIEEKGILEAPANIPDVSVGISTCLEMVQFSSNVDTSVESQYDLCHQHLDSVKVQNLEPRPVSANSRRRFANSQLQAPKSQRFGRNGGFHNNQNHQALKAEPIQKHKDSGTPVNSCMIWTRKVRVESDDTSILEVQKEDIDQKQRNSEVIIGSISVPVKDCSTQQQGRDDFGSTELRKKCNAVEKPAKHDALQIGSNRAAAKLWRPVRHTVGRQDPEEEGVMSSKFDDGTSLNENSLQSCPVDSSGSRKNCQVPDGNAHQGLGYSSIAAKAFLAQRWREAIAGDHVRLVLSPDTESSERPEVPSSSSEAAPASDSGEHGVVSRADTELTKNEVLTSSSSGSIKVKYRPKPEKGVKTMYIPKQKNHHLG, encoded by the exons ATGCCAGTTGCAAAACTCCGCATAGGTGGTACTTCAGATGCAATGAAAGCAGAGGAGGTGAACGATTCACTTGATACTTTCATTAGACACGCTATGGGAAAGGAACCTCTGCTTTCTTTCCCAAGAACGGGGGAAGGTCCTGTTCAATGGATtcaatggcttaattctttagaTCAGCCAG ATATTACTGGATGGCCTTTTTTGACACCTTCAAGAGTTCAGATGCAGAAGTGTGAGAAATGTTCCAGGGAATTTTTTTCACCTATTAATCACAGAAGACATATACTTGTGCACCGCAGATCCTTAAATCTTGATAAG GAGTCTCGTAAATACAGGGATTTGTTGGCAGCATTCTGGGACAAG CTCTCAGTGGATGAGGTTAAGGAAGTTGTATCATTGCAAGATATTTCATTAAAG GTAAAAGCATGGGTTGCTGAAAAAGATGCTGAAGCTTTGAGATGCCAAAAGTTGCTTTTTGAGGAGGAAGAAGCTGCTCAAAAAAA GCAAGCTGAGCTATTGGAaaggaaaaaagtgaaaaagctTCGACAGAAGGAACAGAAAGCAAAGGAGCAATCAATTGAGGAAAAGGGAATTCTGGAGGCACCAGCTAATATTCCTGACGTATCTGTGGGCATATCCACCTGTCTTGAAATGGTTCAGTTCTCCAGCAATGTAGATACGAGCGTCGAATCCCAGTATGATCTTTGTCACCAACACCTGGATTCAGTTAAAGTTCAAAATCTTGAACCCCGACCAGTGTCTGCCAATAGTCGACGGCGTTTTGCCAATTCCCAGTTGCAAGCACCAAAATCGCAAAGGTTTGGGCGAAATGGTGGTTTCCATAACAATCAAAATCATCAAGCATTGAAAGCTGAGCCTATACAGAAGCACAAGGACAGTGGTACCCCTGTTAATAGCTGTATGATATGGACAAGAAAAGTTAGAGTTGAAAGTGATGATACTTCAATACTGGAGGTGCAGAAAGAGGACATAGATCAGAAGCAGAGGAACTCTGAAGTGATAATTGGTTCTATATCTGTTCCCGTGAAAGATTGCAGCACTCAGCAGCAGGGAAGAGATGATTTTGGAAGCACAGAGCTTCGTAAAAAATGCAATGCTGTAGAGAAGCCAGCTAAGCATGATGCTCTTCAGATTGGGTCAAATAGAGCAGCTGCCAAGCTTTGGAGGCCTGTGAGGCATACAGTTGGAAGACAAGATCCTGAAGAAGAGGGTGTCATGTCTTCAAAGTTTGATGACGGAACATCATTAAATGAAAATAGTTTGCAGTCATGTCCCGTGGACAGCTCTGGCAGTCGTAAGAATTGTCAGGTTCCAGATGGAAATGCACATCAAGGTTTGGGATATTCAAGTATCGCTGCAAAAGCTTTTCTTGCTCAGA GATGGAGGGAGGCCATTGCTGGAGATCATGTCAGATTAGTGCTTTCTCCTGACACTGAGTCTTCAGAGCGCCCGGAGGTGCCAAGTAGCAGTTCAGAAGCAGCCCCAGCATCAGATTCTGGGGAACATGGGGTTGTTTCCAGAGCTGACACTGAGCTGACAAAAAATGAAGTTCTTACTTCATCTTCAAGTGGAAGCATTAAGGTCAAGTATAGGCCAAAGCCCGAAAAGGGTGTTAAGACAATGTACATTCCCAAGCAAAAAAACCATCATTTAGGATAA
- the LOC107832086 gene encoding uncharacterized protein LOC107832086 isoform X4, producing the protein MPVAKLRIGGTSDAMKAEEVNDSLDTFIRHAMGKEPLLSFPRTGEGPVQWIQWLNSLDQPDITGWPFLTPSRVQMQKCEKCSREFFSPINHRRHILVHRRSLNLDKESRKYRDLLAAFWDKVKAWVAEKDAEALRCQKLLFEEEEAAQKKQAELLERKKVKKLRQKEQKAKEQSIEEKGILEAPANIPDVSVGISTCLEMVQFSSNVDTSVESQYDLCHQHLDSVKVQNLEPRPVSANSRRRFANSQLQAPKSQRFGRNGGFHNNQNHQALKAEPIQKHKDSGTPVNSCMIWTRKVRVESDDTSILEVQKEDIDQKQRNSEVIIGSISVPVKDCSTQQQGRDDFGSTELRKKCNAVEKPAKHDALQIGSNRAAAKLWRPVRHTVGRQDPEEEGVMSSKFDDGTSLNENSLQSCPVDSSGSRKNCQVPDGNAHQGLGYSSIAAKAFLAQRWREAIAGDHVRLVLSPDTESSERPEVPSSSSEAAPASDSGEHGVVSRADTELTKNEVLTSSSSGSIKVKYRPKPEKGVKTMYIPKQKNHHLG; encoded by the exons ATGCCAGTTGCAAAACTCCGCATAGGTGGTACTTCAGATGCAATGAAAGCAGAGGAGGTGAACGATTCACTTGATACTTTCATTAGACACGCTATGGGAAAGGAACCTCTGCTTTCTTTCCCAAGAACGGGGGAAGGTCCTGTTCAATGGATtcaatggcttaattctttagaTCAGCCAG ATATTACTGGATGGCCTTTTTTGACACCTTCAAGAGTTCAGATGCAGAAGTGTGAGAAATGTTCCAGGGAATTTTTTTCACCTATTAATCACAGAAGACATATACTTGTGCACCGCAGATCCTTAAATCTTGATAAG GAGTCTCGTAAATACAGGGATTTGTTGGCAGCATTCTGGGACAAG GTAAAAGCATGGGTTGCTGAAAAAGATGCTGAAGCTTTGAGATGCCAAAAGTTGCTTTTTGAGGAGGAAGAAGCTGCTCAAAAAAA GCAAGCTGAGCTATTGGAaaggaaaaaagtgaaaaagctTCGACAGAAGGAACAGAAAGCAAAGGAGCAATCAATTGAGGAAAAGGGAATTCTGGAGGCACCAGCTAATATTCCTGACGTATCTGTGGGCATATCCACCTGTCTTGAAATGGTTCAGTTCTCCAGCAATGTAGATACGAGCGTCGAATCCCAGTATGATCTTTGTCACCAACACCTGGATTCAGTTAAAGTTCAAAATCTTGAACCCCGACCAGTGTCTGCCAATAGTCGACGGCGTTTTGCCAATTCCCAGTTGCAAGCACCAAAATCGCAAAGGTTTGGGCGAAATGGTGGTTTCCATAACAATCAAAATCATCAAGCATTGAAAGCTGAGCCTATACAGAAGCACAAGGACAGTGGTACCCCTGTTAATAGCTGTATGATATGGACAAGAAAAGTTAGAGTTGAAAGTGATGATACTTCAATACTGGAGGTGCAGAAAGAGGACATAGATCAGAAGCAGAGGAACTCTGAAGTGATAATTGGTTCTATATCTGTTCCCGTGAAAGATTGCAGCACTCAGCAGCAGGGAAGAGATGATTTTGGAAGCACAGAGCTTCGTAAAAAATGCAATGCTGTAGAGAAGCCAGCTAAGCATGATGCTCTTCAGATTGGGTCAAATAGAGCAGCTGCCAAGCTTTGGAGGCCTGTGAGGCATACAGTTGGAAGACAAGATCCTGAAGAAGAGGGTGTCATGTCTTCAAAGTTTGATGACGGAACATCATTAAATGAAAATAGTTTGCAGTCATGTCCCGTGGACAGCTCTGGCAGTCGTAAGAATTGTCAGGTTCCAGATGGAAATGCACATCAAGGTTTGGGATATTCAAGTATCGCTGCAAAAGCTTTTCTTGCTCAGA GATGGAGGGAGGCCATTGCTGGAGATCATGTCAGATTAGTGCTTTCTCCTGACACTGAGTCTTCAGAGCGCCCGGAGGTGCCAAGTAGCAGTTCAGAAGCAGCCCCAGCATCAGATTCTGGGGAACATGGGGTTGTTTCCAGAGCTGACACTGAGCTGACAAAAAATGAAGTTCTTACTTCATCTTCAAGTGGAAGCATTAAGGTCAAGTATAGGCCAAAGCCCGAAAAGGGTGTTAAGACAATGTACATTCCCAAGCAAAAAAACCATCATTTAGGATAA